Genomic window (Leptospira kirschneri serovar Cynopteri str. 3522 CT):
GGATATAAAAATATTTATGAACTAGGTCCGTTGTTGAGCGTTGATTCTACAAAACTTACCTTTGAAGGAACTGAAGTTCAATGATTTTTAATGATTCGAAAAATGGTAGAAATTTGCAAAAGATTGTATATATCATTTTCATTTTATTAGGTTTTTTTTGTAAACTTCCATTGAAACCAGGAGAATATACCGATTTAGAAGAAGCATTTAAAAATCCTAAGGATGTGTTGGTTTTAAGATATAGAGATAACGAAGACAATCCACTGAAAACACTTCCAAAGGAAATTGGAAACTTAAAAAATTTAAAAGAATTATCTTTAAGCACAAACGAAATTACAACTCTACCTTCTGAAATAGGAAATTTAAAAAACTTACAGGTGTTGTCTTTAAATGTAAACAGACTTGAAACAATTCCTAAAGAAATAGGAAATTTAAAAAACCTAAAAGAACTGTCAATAGGATTGAACAAACTGAAAACACTTCCCAAAGAAATTGGAAATTTAAAAAATTTAAAAGAATTATATTTAAGCAGAAATCAACTCAAAGTATTACCGCAAGAAATCTGGAACTTAAAAAAACTACAGCGTATGCATTTAAGTACAAATGAACTCACAAAACTCCCACAAGAAATTAAAAACTTGGAAGGTTTAATAGAAATTTATTTATATGATAATCAGTTTACAACA
Coding sequences:
- a CDS encoding leucine-rich repeat domain-containing protein; amino-acid sequence: MIFNDSKNGRNLQKIVYIIFILLGFFCKLPLKPGEYTDLEEAFKNPKDVLVLRYRDNEDNPLKTLPKEIGNLKNLKELSLSTNEITTLPSEIGNLKNLQVLSLNVNRLETIPKEIGNLKNLKELSIGLNKLKTLPKEIGNLKNLKELYLSRNQLKVLPQEIWNLKKLQRMHLSTNELTKLPQEIKNLEGLIEIYLYDNQFTTLPKEIGNLKNLKELYLSRNQLISLPSEIGNLKNLKELYLEENQLTKLPKQIAALKKLSRLSLEGNQFPSEEKERIKRLLPKCNISF